Proteins found in one Amycolatopsis aidingensis genomic segment:
- a CDS encoding DUF222 domain-containing protein gives MDRHSSDPHTDPAEDALTTLDALEANERAIARLEARRVLLVADLAHDGDERMSLVTEIAGRLYWTRHRVEEALALGQHLTRLPNTLAAFREGRIDQEKVKAVVEPTAVLTDHQAREVDERMGDKLERKDRTSLRRSVRYQVLAVDPDGVARRTRARRAQRSLELVHQDDGVSSLMADLPTEVATAIYARCDRAARRMRKEGDSRTLEQLRADVFADLTLREQGEIRAPRTEVYLYFAASSLLGLDEQPGYVAGHGHIPAALARELATHPDSVWRRLLTDPATGHPTDLGRTRYRPPAALDEFVRVRDRECQGIGCHRPSQQCQNDHTTDWAKGGTTREEELVGYCERDHHLKDLPGWKYEVIDGVPTITTPHGDIHQSPREPLHEPLTPDNDKPPF, from the coding sequence ATGGACAGACACAGTTCTGATCCGCACACGGATCCCGCAGAAGACGCACTCACCACACTCGACGCTTTGGAGGCCAACGAACGCGCCATCGCCCGGCTGGAGGCGCGGCGGGTGCTGCTGGTGGCCGACCTCGCCCACGACGGGGACGAGCGGATGTCGCTGGTGACCGAGATCGCCGGGCGCCTCTACTGGACCCGGCACCGGGTGGAGGAAGCCCTGGCACTGGGGCAGCACCTCACCCGGTTGCCGAACACCCTCGCCGCGTTCCGGGAGGGCCGGATTGATCAGGAGAAGGTGAAAGCGGTGGTGGAACCCACCGCGGTCCTCACCGACCACCAGGCCCGCGAGGTGGATGAGCGGATGGGCGACAAACTGGAGCGTAAAGACCGCACCAGCCTGCGGCGGTCGGTGCGCTACCAGGTGCTGGCCGTGGACCCGGACGGGGTGGCGCGGCGCACCCGGGCCCGGCGGGCACAACGATCCCTGGAACTGGTGCACCAAGACGATGGGGTGTCCAGCCTCATGGCCGACCTCCCGACGGAGGTGGCCACGGCGATCTACGCACGCTGCGACCGGGCCGCCCGACGGATGCGGAAAGAAGGCGACAGCCGCACGTTGGAACAACTGCGGGCGGACGTGTTCGCCGACCTCACCCTGCGGGAACAGGGTGAGATCCGGGCGCCGCGGACGGAGGTGTACCTGTACTTCGCCGCCAGCTCCCTGCTGGGGCTGGATGAGCAGCCGGGGTACGTGGCCGGGCATGGGCATATCCCGGCGGCGTTGGCGCGGGAGCTGGCTACGCATCCGGACAGTGTGTGGCGGCGGTTGTTGACCGACCCGGCCACGGGGCATCCGACCGATCTGGGGCGTACGCGGTATCGGCCGCCGGCGGCGCTGGATGAGTTCGTGCGGGTGCGGGACCGGGAGTGTCAGGGGATCGGGTGCCACCGGCCCTCGCAGCAGTGCCAGAACGACCACACCACCGACTGGGCCAAGGGCGGCACCACCCGGGAGGAGGAGCTGGTCGGGTACTGCGAGCGCGACCACCATCTGAAGGACCTGCCGGGGTGGAAGTACGAGGTGATCGACGGGGTGCCGACCATCACCACACCCCACGGGGACATCCACCAAAGCCCACGCGAACCCCTCCACGAACCCCTCACCCCAGACAACGACAAACCACCCTTCTGA
- a CDS encoding GOLPH3/VPS74 family protein produces MLIAEDLLLLVFEDDTGEPARGVTNLEHLLAGALLIELAMQDRVAVAGEGEQAQEGRLILRDSTPTGQPVLDDALDKLGQAEGRKPQQAISVLASDQLSTRLLTGLADRDILRRERGRILGIFPTTRWPAEDSAHEDEIRAGLRRVLVDGEDPGEREVALISLLSATKSASRAVQTEDPKLVDDRAKKIAEGNWVSDAMGKVVEEITAAVMVALFVPTIFAATT; encoded by the coding sequence ATGTTGATCGCGGAGGACCTGTTGCTCCTGGTGTTCGAAGACGACACCGGTGAGCCCGCACGCGGGGTGACCAACCTCGAGCATCTGCTGGCCGGTGCGCTGCTGATCGAGCTGGCGATGCAGGACAGGGTCGCCGTTGCGGGCGAAGGAGAACAGGCGCAGGAGGGAAGACTGATCCTGCGGGACAGCACACCGACCGGGCAGCCCGTGTTGGACGACGCGCTGGACAAGCTCGGCCAAGCCGAGGGGCGGAAGCCACAGCAGGCCATCAGCGTGCTCGCCAGTGACCAGCTGTCCACCCGGTTACTCACCGGGCTGGCCGACCGGGACATCCTCCGCCGCGAGCGGGGCCGGATCCTGGGGATCTTTCCGACCACGCGTTGGCCGGCCGAGGACTCCGCACACGAGGACGAGATCCGGGCCGGTCTGCGGCGGGTGCTGGTCGACGGCGAGGATCCTGGCGAGCGGGAGGTCGCGCTCATCTCCCTGCTCAGTGCCACGAAGTCGGCGAGCAGGGCAGTGCAGACGGAGGACCCGAAACTGGTTGACGACCGGGCCAAGAAAATCGCCGAGGGCAACTGGGTGTCCGACGCCATGGGCAAGGTCGTGGAGGAGATCACCGCGGCGGTCATGGTGGCACTGTTCGTCCCCACCATCTTCGCCGCGACGACCTGA